A DNA window from Engystomops pustulosus chromosome 6, aEngPut4.maternal, whole genome shotgun sequence contains the following coding sequences:
- the RPL18 gene encoding large ribosomal subunit protein eL18, with protein MGVDIRHNKDRKVRRKEPKSQDIYLKLLVKLYRFLARRTNASFNRVVLKRLFMSRTNRPPISLSRLIRKMKLPGREGKTAVVVGSITDDVRIQNIPKLKICALRVTKEARGRILKSGGQILTFDQLALAAPKGQNTVLLSGPRKAREVYRHFGKAPGTPHSHTKPYVRSKGRKFERARGRRASRGYKN; from the exons ATG GGAGTAGATATCCGCCACAACAAGGACCGTAAGGTGCGGCGAAAGGAGCCCAAAAGTCAGGATATCTATCTGAAGCTTTTGGTTAAG ctttaccGTTTCTTGGCTCGTCGTACCAATGCCAGCTTTAACAGAGTTGTTCTCAAGCGTCTTTTCATGAGCCGCACCAACAGGCCACCCATCTCTCTATCACGCTTG ATTCGCAAAATGAAGCTTCCAGGTCGTGAAGGCAAGACTGCTGTGGTTGTAGGCAGCATCACTGATGATGTGAGGATCCAGAATATCCCTAAACTGAAG ATTTGTGCACTCAGAGTGACCAAAGAAGCTCGTGGGCGAATCCTCAAGTCTGGAGGCCAAATCTTGACTTTTGACCAACTGGCTCTTGCTGCACCTAAAGGCCAGAACACTGTTCTTCTGTCAG GCCCCCGCAAAGCGCGTGAGGTGTACAGACATTTTGGAAAGGCTCCTGGTACCCCACACAGTCACACCAA ACCCTACGTCCGTTCCAAGGGTAGAAAGTTTGAACGTGCCAGAGGCCGCAGAGCCAGCCGAGGTTACAAGAACTAA